The nucleotide window CCGGTGCGTTGCTCACGCCGGGCTCCCTTCCGGTGATGGGGTGGTCTCGGCGACGACGGGGTTGGTGAGCGTGCCGATCCCGCTGATCTCGATCTCGACGGTCTGGCCGACCGCGATCGGGCAGGTGGTGTCGGCGCCCATCCAGAGCACGTCGCCGGGGTTGACGGTGATGTACCTGCTCGCCTCGACCAGGTAGTCCGCGGCGTCGAAGATCATGTCGCCGGTCGCGAAGCTTGCGCGCTCCTCGCCATCGACCCGCACGGTCGTCTTCTGCGTCATCGGGTCCACGTCCGTCTCGATCCACGGACCCATCGGTTTGAAGGTGTCGCTGTTCTTGCTGCGCCAGAACGTACGGTCGGCGTGCTGCCACTCCCGCGCGCTGACGTCGTTGCCGATCGTCCAGCCGACGATCGCGTCGACGACCTCCTCGCGAGTCGCGCGCCGCAGCCGGCGTCCGATCACCGCGACCACCTCGCCCTCGGCCTCGAACCGGCCGGTCACGCCGTCCGGCACGACGATCGGCGAGCGGTGCCCGGTGAGCGCGTTGTTGGCGCGGTAGCCGACCTCGGGCCGGGTCGGGACGACACCCTTCGCGTCGCCGAGGGCGGCGCCGTGGGCGACGTGGCTGCGGTAGTTCCAGCCGACCGCGTA belongs to Mumia flava and includes:
- a CDS encoding fumarylacetoacetate hydrolase family protein, with translation MRFTRILHEQRPRWARIDDEVAHVLDASPIDAFAEGGDSGGARTPRVETTVPLASVHHLPPVVPPVFYAVGWNYRSHVAHGAALGDAKGVVPTRPEVGYRANNALTGHRSPIVVPDGVTGRFEAEGEVVAVIGRRLRRATREEVVDAIVGWTIGNDVSAREWQHADRTFWRSKNSDTFKPMGPWIETDVDPMTQKTTVRVDGEERASFATGDMIFDAADYLVEASRYITVNPGDVLWMGADTTCPIAVGQTVEIEISGIGTLTNPVVAETTPSPEGSPA